The following coding sequences lie in one Yamadazyma tenuis chromosome 3, complete sequence genomic window:
- a CDS encoding uncharacterized protein (BUSCO:EOG09260M87; COG:S; EggNog:ENOG503NV8T), protein MEQRKVLDTSIIKDLSNHIYEKRKATAFQIESLTKSALERNDSEEIYKIVSELGELTNGSTNSARMGAITALGSVSVALGPFAIAYYLDDIITPIFSTFKDTDPRVRYYACESLYNIAKVARGEILLYFNEVFDVLCTLVTDSESSVKNAADILDRLIKDIVSAKATNYVSILHQQNDLKTGENNVIKTHVVDESGTAVQVNQIQDTQRAFSLPKFIPTLLERMYITDPFAKKFLISWLELFDDIPSLELITFLPNFLEPLINFFRNGAPSDVRIETQNILNVFLKEIKSIQKVKYEVRKREITKERTSPSKETELQANDNKKDDEYEKSGEKVSDLENNNANGEAGQNKDKIGDEKAYEDQKDQDKEINSGQEQMQDIESLLTKEVKEITLKDEPQNERESIQSEETKESSEQNLASSIVEGKKNILPEVDEIEEEFLEGQNIFIDYDKTIAVLLSFLQPEKTEKHNDLSGDGHEITLEVQVIVLKWLLEVIQITPISFTNFFPDCVNVNIQNLSVADNNKDFELRNQFLKFNLALQSFFIKLSDMARKQEYKSKEATQDDKNILEDLNESNDTFIEVDENLVLGLNKEVYEEFIEFQLSKTLHNIMRQCLTSTNELARVTSLDWLIFLYSREPASFVDVEGDGTTFDLTALLQSATDSSNEVISKVLQLLSKISETNQDFFKDFMVKLILFFEKEVQDINLDSPNSRTRVAGSSTLTRSKVEFIIRKLCVTLDSEKIFKTISEVLTSLEDVNHEFLNMIVVTLNNILLTTPELTKFRKKLKNLDVYKLEDWTLFSTLFQSWSHNSASALSICLLTANYDLAFLIIKSIAESEVTYQLLTQLDILVQLLESPIFLKLRLQLLEPEKNPYLYKTLYGLLMILPQSSTYTTLHNRLSSVSAVNHLNASLLAGGTTSTPISTPGPSNASNSTPVSQQLSIKRKRVYEMLDKYNRIQESHGEHLLNRKLRESAASSLYQTDDISFHRVIGKSSDNSQSKSDRLLSYAQSQSDKKDYFTNIDAIADPKSGKRVGSGRFLHRFNGS, encoded by the coding sequence ATGGAACAAAGGAAGGTATTGGACACGTCCATCATCAAGGATCTTTCCAATCACATCTATGAGAAACGGAAGGCCACagcttttcaaattgaGAGTTTAACAAAGTCTGCTTTGGAAAGAAATGACAGTGAAGAGATATACAAAATCGTCAGCGAGCTTGGCGAACTAACCAATGGAAGTACCAATTCCGCTCGAATGGGTGCTATAACTGCGTTGGGGAGTGTATCTGTGGCGTTAGGGCCATTTGCTATAGCTTATTATTTGGATGACATCATAACTCCTATATTCTCGACATTTAAGGATACTGACCCTCGTGTCAGGTATTATGCTTGTGAGTCGTTATACAATATCGCCAAGGTGGCCAGAGGGGagattcttctttattTCAACGAGGTTTTCGACGTCTTATGCACACTTGTGACGGATTCAGAGTCCTCTGTCAAGAATGCTGCTGATATTCTTGATCGGTTGATTAAAGACATTGTTAGTGCCAAAGCTACGAACTATGTTTCCATATTGCACCAGCAAAACGACTTGAAAACCGGAGAAAACAATGTCATCAAGACacatgttgttgatgaatcAGGAACTGCTGTTCAAGTAAACCAGATTCAAGATACTCAGAGAGCATTTTCTTTACCTAAATTCATTCCGACCTTATTGGAAAGGATGTATATAACTGACCCGTTTGCCAAAAAATTTTTGATCAGTTGGTTGGAATTGTTTGACGACATCCCTTCATTGGAGTTGATTACATTCTTGCCGAACTTCTTAGAGCCattgatcaatttctttAGAAATGGTGCTCCTTCTGATGTTAGAATCGAGACTCAGAATATTTTGAACGtatttttgaaggaaataAAGTCAATTCAAAAGGTCAAATATGAGGTAAGGAAACgagaaatcaccaaagaaaggACTTCGCCATCAAAGGAAACAGAACTCCAGGCTAAtgacaacaagaaagatgaTGAATACGAAAAGAGTGGAGAAAAGGTTTCTGATTTAGAGAACAATAATGCTAATGGAGAGGCTGGCCAAAACAAAGATAAAATAGGGGATGAGAAAGCTTATGAAGATCAAAAGGACCAAGAtaaagaaatcaactcgGGCCAAGAGCAGATGCAAGACATAGAGAGtttgttgaccaaggaGGTTAAAGAAATTACTTTGAAAGACGAACCACAGAATGAAAGAGAGTCAATCCAATcagaagaaaccaaagagAGCTCTGAACAAAACCTTGCCTCCAGTATTGTTGAAGGGAAGAAAAATATCCTACCAGAGGtggatgaaattgaagaagaattccTAGAAGGTCAGAATATTTTCATCGATTACGATAAGACTATCGCTGTTTTATTATCATTCTTGCAACCAGAAAAGACAGAAAAACATAATGACTTATCTGGAGACGGACATGAAATTACATTGGAGGTCCAAGTTATCGTCCTTAAATGGTTACTCGAGGTTATTCAAATCACTCCAATCAGTTTCACCAATTTTTTCCCTGACTGTGTTAATGTTAACATACAAAACTTGTCAGTGGCTGATAAcaacaaagactttgaattAAGAAACCAATTTCTTAAGTTTAACTTGGCATTGCAGTCATTCTTCATAAAATTGAGCGATATGGCCCGGAAACAAGAATATAAGTCAAAGGAAGCGACCCAAGACGACAAAaatattcttgaagatctcaaTGAGTCGAATGACACCTTCATTGAAGTCGACGAAAACTTGGTATTGGGATTAAACAAAGAAGTATACGAGGAGTTCATTGAGTTCCAACTTTCGAAAACTTTGCACAATATCATGCGTCAATGCTTAACATCAACCAACGAGTTGGCTCGAGTGACCCTGTTAGattggttgattttcttgtATTCAAGAGAACCAGCTAGCTTCGTGGATGTAGAAGGAGATGGTACAACGTTCGATCTTACTGCCTTACTTCAATCGGCAACCGATTCTAGTAATGAAGTTATCCTGAAGGTGTTGCAATTAttatcaaagatttcagaaacaaatcaagattttttcaaagatttcatggtgaagttgatacTATTTTTTGAAAAGGAAGTGCAAGACATTAACCTCGATAGCCCCAACTCTAGAACAAGAGTTGCTGGTCTGTCTACATTAACCCGAAGTAAGGTGGAATTTATCATTCGGAAGTTATGTGTTACCTTGGATTCAGAAAAGATTTTTAAGACCATATCTGAAGTATTGACATCTTTGGAAGACGTGAACCATGAGTTTTTAAACATGATTGTGGTCACCTTGAATAATATCCTTTTGACCACCCCTGAGTTGACAAAGTTCAGAAAGAAACTTAAGAATCTTGACGTGTACAAGTTGGAAGACTGGACATTATTTTCAACGTTGTTTCAAAGTTGGAGTCATAACTCTGCAAGTGCCTTATCAATCTGTCTTTTGACTGCAAATTATGACCTTGCATTTTTGATTATTAAAAGCATAGCTGAACTGGAAGTAACCTACCAACTTTTAACCCAATTGGATATTTTGGTTCAACTCTTAGAGTCTCCAATTTTCCTCAAATTGAGGCTACAATTGTTGGAACCAGAGAAAAATCCATACCTCTACAAAACATTATATggattgttgatgattctcCCCCAATCCTCCACTTACACAACATTACACAACCGGTTGTCTTCTGTATCCGCGGTCAACCATTTGAACGCGTCTTTACTTGCAGGTGGAACAACTTCCACTCCAATTTCTACCCCAGGTCCTTCCAATGCCTCAAATTCTACGCCTGTCAGCCAACAACTCTCTATCAAGCGGAAAAGAGTATACGAAATGCTCGACAAATACAACCGTATTCAGGAGTCACACGGGGAGCATCTCTTGAACCGCAAACTACGGGAATCGGCGGCCTCGTCCTTGTACCAGACTGATGACATATCATTCCACCGAGTGATTGGAAAGAGTTCAGATAATTCGCAGTCAAAGTCTGACAGGCTTCTTAGTTATGCCCAAAGTCAGTCTGACAAAAAGGATTATTTCACCAACATCGATGCCATTGCTGACCCTAAGTCTGGGAAACGAGTTGGAAGTGGGAGATTTTTGCACCGGTTCAACGGTTCGTAG